One window of the Dehalococcoidia bacterium genome contains the following:
- a CDS encoding DUF2851 family protein, with product MANTNRADRPKVAESFLAQIWKGQWVRKGPLPTSDGRMVRVRSPGMENHDSGPDFLGAAILFDDEIITGDIELHVKSSDWRAHGHHLDPHFNQVILHVVLWDDAKKATQLQSGKLIPTLSLRDYLNGSMDELSLRAQAHPAPPLPCRGVGDRCEPDKLGEILDRFGLERFYFKSAAFEVELILEEPAQVVYWGIMGALGYTKNKKPFQELARRLPVRVLESIALEPEPENRLVRLQALLLGASGLLPSQCQAKSGLGKLATLPELDEAWRSLNTAPSMSYADWHFSRMHPNNFPTQRLLAAGCLVDRHLEKGLFNSVIDLVGRAKPGREAKSIEDGFVVPAFIGHERAREIVVNAVLPFSFAWAEIGSQPKLSQHILAIYRAYPRIGENQITRYLSNLFWDNAKSRNINSAQRQQGMIHLYKTFCQEQRCEACEIPDCC from the coding sequence ATGGCAAATACAAATCGAGCGGACAGACCGAAGGTCGCTGAAAGCTTCCTGGCTCAGATATGGAAAGGGCAGTGGGTGCGGAAAGGCCCGCTTCCTACCAGCGATGGCCGGATGGTAAGAGTACGCTCGCCGGGCATGGAGAACCATGACAGTGGGCCCGATTTTCTGGGCGCAGCAATCCTTTTCGATGACGAGATTATCACCGGGGATATTGAGCTGCATGTGAAGTCGAGCGATTGGCGAGCGCACGGCCATCATCTCGATCCCCATTTCAACCAGGTGATTTTGCACGTAGTTCTCTGGGACGACGCCAAAAAGGCGACGCAGCTTCAGAGTGGCAAGCTCATTCCAACTCTGTCTTTGCGTGACTACCTGAATGGCTCGATGGATGAGCTTTCGCTTAGAGCCCAAGCCCATCCTGCCCCGCCTTTGCCCTGCCGGGGCGTGGGCGATCGATGCGAGCCGGATAAACTCGGTGAGATTCTGGACCGGTTTGGATTAGAGCGTTTCTACTTCAAGTCGGCTGCATTTGAGGTGGAACTGATTCTTGAGGAGCCAGCGCAGGTAGTATACTGGGGCATCATGGGGGCGTTGGGATACACCAAGAACAAGAAGCCTTTCCAGGAATTGGCGCGCCGTTTGCCGGTGCGGGTTCTGGAAAGCATCGCGCTGGAGCCGGAGCCGGAAAACCGTTTGGTCAGATTACAGGCGCTGCTTCTGGGAGCCTCTGGCTTGCTGCCTTCACAGTGTCAGGCAAAATCCGGGCTTGGCAAACTGGCGACTCTGCCAGAACTCGATGAGGCTTGGCGTTCCCTGAACACAGCGCCTAGCATGAGCTACGCTGACTGGCACTTCTCCCGGATGCATCCCAATAATTTTCCCACCCAGCGCCTTCTGGCAGCCGGATGTCTGGTCGATCGTCATCTGGAGAAAGGCTTGTTCAATAGCGTGATCGACCTCGTGGGCAGGGCAAAGCCTGGAAGGGAAGCAAAATCGATTGAGGATGGCTTTGTGGTTCCTGCTTTCATCGGGCACGAGCGAGCGCGAGAGATCGTAGTGAATGCAGTATTGCCCTTTTCTTTTGCGTGGGCGGAAATCGGATCACAGCCAAAGCTCAGTCAGCATATTCTGGCGATTTATCGAGCTTATCCCCGTATTGGTGAAAACCAGATCACCCGATATCTCAGCAATCTGTTTTGGGATAACGCGAAATCCAGGAATATCAACTCGGCGCAGAGGCAGCAGGGGATGATCCATCTCTACAAGACGTTCTGCCAGGAACAGCGGTGCGAGGCTTGTGAGATACCTGATTGCTGCTGA
- the tsaD gene encoding tRNA (adenosine(37)-N6)-threonylcarbamoyltransferase complex transferase subunit TsaD produces MKLLGIETSCDETAVAVVEDGVRILSNVIASQVEIHARYGGIVPEVASRQHLLAAIPITEKALAEAQLELKDITAIAVTNGPGLAGSLLAGVNLAKALALASDLPLIGVNHLEGHIYANWLQNKEARTPEFPLLCLIVSGGHTDLILMHDHGKYQQLGQTRDDAAGEAFDKVARLLGLGYPGGPIIERTAKGVDTPRRLPRAWLKDSDDFSFSGLKTATLHMARDLGITGEAISPASEHLVGEIAAGFQESVVDVLVTKTIEAAKRNGVRQILLAGGVAANSRLRQAMIERSSTPVLIPSPILCTDNAAMIAACGYFKFLEGKSSGWDMDVRPNLRLV; encoded by the coding sequence ATGAAACTCTTGGGTATTGAAACTTCCTGCGATGAAACTGCTGTGGCGGTGGTCGAGGATGGCGTCAGGATTCTCTCCAATGTTATCGCCTCCCAAGTGGAAATTCACGCCCGATACGGAGGCATCGTCCCTGAAGTAGCATCGCGCCAACACCTGCTGGCTGCCATTCCGATTACGGAGAAGGCGCTGGCAGAAGCACAACTGGAACTCAAGGATATCACGGCAATTGCAGTCACCAACGGACCCGGACTTGCCGGATCGCTTCTGGCCGGGGTCAATCTGGCCAAGGCGCTGGCGCTGGCTAGCGATCTCCCCCTCATCGGAGTCAACCACCTCGAAGGCCATATCTACGCCAACTGGCTTCAGAACAAAGAGGCAAGAACACCTGAGTTTCCATTGCTCTGCCTGATCGTCTCCGGCGGACACACCGACCTGATCCTGATGCATGATCATGGCAAGTACCAGCAACTGGGCCAGACTCGCGATGATGCCGCCGGTGAGGCATTCGACAAGGTGGCCAGGCTGCTTGGACTGGGCTATCCGGGCGGACCGATCATCGAGCGGACGGCAAAGGGAGTCGATACCCCCCGCCGCTTGCCGCGAGCGTGGCTCAAGGATAGCGATGACTTCAGTTTCAGTGGACTCAAAACAGCGACACTCCACATGGCACGTGACCTTGGAATTACCGGGGAAGCAATCTCTCCTGCATCCGAGCATTTGGTCGGGGAGATCGCGGCCGGATTTCAGGAATCGGTGGTCGATGTGCTGGTCACCAAAACCATCGAGGCCGCCAAGAGAAACGGCGTGAGGCAGATACTCCTTGCCGGAGGGGTAGCGGCCAACTCCAGGCTTCGTCAGGCTATGATTGAGCGCTCCTCGACGCCAGTCCTCATTCCCAGCCCGATCCTCTGCACCGATAACGCCGCCATGATTGCAGCCTGCGGCTATTTCAAATTCCTGGAGGGGAAATCCTCCGGCTGGGACATGGACGTCCGGCCGAATTTAAGGCTGGTCTAA